In the Populus trichocarpa isolate Nisqually-1 chromosome 1, P.trichocarpa_v4.1, whole genome shotgun sequence genome, one interval contains:
- the LOC18095922 gene encoding homeobox-leucine zipper protein MERISTEM L1 isoform X1: MDMSESEEISQDQEISSDEEMMRPDITDASSVNGDGYSTDSDYSEIDDTENTESSVEGLEEMKSTTEEELGFDHEINPQDDNMIQNNGYVPFNSDNCQPPQLSPRSEVESVSSTNMPLEINDRASDLLMAVSVGSDANKKKINEMAVSAMDELVRKCLAGEPLWQHRQDCDLEILNEGEYIREFRPFDASLGELMRIIEMEDPQNLANLYESNASTNGTQHKPMFQRDAEKNFLQTEASRHIGFVRMDATSLVECLMDVKQWSSVFSNIVSRTTVLGVLSRGVAGNYNETLQVMKAEFHMPTPLVNIRESQFARYCKQIGPGTWGVVDVSLDSLFPYPLVIFRRRPSGCLIVEMPDGYSKVIWVEHVEVDNKFVHRMFWPIVLPGFAFSAMRWVASIVRHCEPVGNIISTSLDSATIPRNGKTSVLRLARRMMRSFYHDNSASTDNFWVRIHLCDGEDFRLMTKTIYALNGSPSSTLVFTTSLWVPAPPKRVFDFLRHGDSRNKWDLLARGYAVQEIMHIIKGESPENRVSIMQVNSAPNQIEILYLQESYSHPTGSYVVYAPIDILTMGMMLGGGNSDLVNILPSGFVIHPDGPLRNGEETRGSLLTLAFHIMDGSSTEDYLPAADSVNTIQKILTETATLIKTALLSDNL, from the exons ATGGACATGTCCGAGTCGGAGGAGATCAGTCAAGATCAGGAGATAAGCAGTGATGAAGAAATGATGCGTCCTGATATCACTGATGCGAGCTCAGTCAATGGTGATGGTTATAGTACTGATAGTGATTATAGTGAAATTGATGATACTGAAAATACGGAGAG TTCGGTTGAAGGGTTAGAGGAGATGAAGAGTACTACTGAAGAGGAATTAGGGTTTgatcatgaaataaatccaCAG GATGATAACATGATCCAAAATAATGGATATGTTCCATTCAATTCAGATAATTGTCAGCCCCCTCAGCTTTCTCCTCGAAGTGAGGTTGAGTCCGTGTCATCCACAAACATGCCTTTGGAAATAAATGATCGAGCTAGTGACCTTTTAATGGCAGTCTCAGTTGGTTCTGatgcaaacaagaaaaaaatcaatgagatGGCTGTTTCAGCCATGGACGAGCTAGTAAGAAAGTGCCTTGCAGGAGAACCTCTATGGCAGCACCGACAAGATTGTGACCTTGAGATTCTAAATGAAGGAGAATATATAAGAGAATTCCGTCCATTTGATGCAAGTCTAGGAGAGCTAATGAGAATAATTGAGATGGAAGATCCTCAAAATCTTGCAAACTTATATGAGAGCAATGCAAGCACTAATGGAACTCAACACAAACCTATGTTTCAGCGAGATGCTGAAAAAAATTTCCTTCAAACTGAAGCTTCACGACATATAGGGTTTGTTCGTATGGATGCTACCAGCCTTGTCGAGTGCCTCATGGATGTG AAGCAGTGGTCATCAGTTTTTTCTAATATCGTCTCAAGAACAACTGTACTTGGAGTCTTGTCAAGAGGGGTAGCTGGGAACTACAACGAAACGTTACAAGTG ATGAAGGCAGAGTTTCATATGCCTACACCACTTGTTAATATTCGAGAGAGTCAGTTTGCAAGGTATTGTAAGCAGATAGGGCCTGGAACTTGGGGAGTTGTTGATGTATCCTTGGACAGTCTATTCCCTTATCCACTAGTAATTTTTCGGAGAAGACCATCAGGGTGTTTAATCGTAGAAATGCCGGACGGATACTCTAAG GTTATTTGGGTTGAGCATGTGGAAGTGGACAATAAATTTGTCCATAGAATGTTTTGGCCAATTGTTCTCCCTGGTTTTGCATTTAGCGCTATGCGTTGGGTTGCCAGCATAGTCCGACATTGTGAGCCAGTTGGGAATATAATCTCTACTTCCCTTGACAGTG CAACAATACCCCGAAATGGGAAAACAAGTGTGTTGAGGCTGGCTCGTAGAATGATGAGAAGCTTTTATCATGACAACAGTGCTTCTACTGACAATTTTTGGGTCCGAATACATCTATGTGATGGTGAAGATTTTAGGTTAATGACTAAGACTATTTATGCCCTCAATGGAAGCCCTAGTTCGACTTTAGTTTTCACAACATCTCTTTGGGTTCCAGCTCCACCAAAGAGAGTCTTTGATTTTCTTCGCCATGGGGATTCTAGAAACAAG TGGGATTTGCTTGCCCGTGGATACGCAGTTCAAGAGATTATGCATATCATCAAGGGAGAAAGTCCGGAAAATCGTGTGTCTATCATGCAAGTGAAT TCTGCTCCGAACCAGATAGAAATCTTGTACTTGCAAGAAAGTTACAGCCATCCAACTGGATCGTACGTTGTTTATGCCCCAATAGACATTCTTACTATGGGCATGATGCTGGGTGGTGGAAATTCAGATCTTGTTAATATTTTGCCATCAGGTTTTGTGATACATCCTGATGGGCCACTAAGGAATGGAGAGGAAACTAGAGGAAGTCTTCTCACCCTTGCCTTTCACATTATGGATGGTTCATCCACGGAGGACTATCTTCCTGCTGCTGATTCTGTTAATACCATTCAGAAAATCCTCACAGAAACTGCAACTTTGATCAAGACAGCTCTTTTATCTGACAATCTATAA
- the LOC18095922 gene encoding homeobox-leucine zipper protein MERISTEM L1 isoform X2 — MDMSESEEISQDQEISSDEEMMRPDITDASSVNGDGYSTDSDYSEIDDTENTESSVEGLEEMKSTTEEELGFDHEINPQDDNMIQNNGYVPFNSDNCQPPQLSPRSEVESVSSTNMPLEINDRASDLLMAVSVGSDANKKKINEMAVSAMDELVRKCLAGEPLWQHRQDCDLEILNEGEYIREFRPFDASLGELMRIIEMEDPQNLANLYESNASTNGTQHKPMFQRDAEKNFLQTEASRHIGFVRMDATSLVECLMDVKQWSSVFSNIVSRTTVLGVLSRGVAGNYNETLQVMKAEFHMPTPLVNIRESQFARYCKQIGPGTWGVVDVSLDSLFPYPLVIFRRRPSGCLIVEMPDGYSKVIWVEHVEVDNKFVHRMFWPIVLPGFAFSAMRWVASIVRHCEPVGNIISTSLDTTIPRNGKTSVLRLARRMMRSFYHDNSASTDNFWVRIHLCDGEDFRLMTKTIYALNGSPSSTLVFTTSLWVPAPPKRVFDFLRHGDSRNKWDLLARGYAVQEIMHIIKGESPENRVSIMQVNSAPNQIEILYLQESYSHPTGSYVVYAPIDILTMGMMLGGGNSDLVNILPSGFVIHPDGPLRNGEETRGSLLTLAFHIMDGSSTEDYLPAADSVNTIQKILTETATLIKTALLSDNL; from the exons ATGGACATGTCCGAGTCGGAGGAGATCAGTCAAGATCAGGAGATAAGCAGTGATGAAGAAATGATGCGTCCTGATATCACTGATGCGAGCTCAGTCAATGGTGATGGTTATAGTACTGATAGTGATTATAGTGAAATTGATGATACTGAAAATACGGAGAG TTCGGTTGAAGGGTTAGAGGAGATGAAGAGTACTACTGAAGAGGAATTAGGGTTTgatcatgaaataaatccaCAG GATGATAACATGATCCAAAATAATGGATATGTTCCATTCAATTCAGATAATTGTCAGCCCCCTCAGCTTTCTCCTCGAAGTGAGGTTGAGTCCGTGTCATCCACAAACATGCCTTTGGAAATAAATGATCGAGCTAGTGACCTTTTAATGGCAGTCTCAGTTGGTTCTGatgcaaacaagaaaaaaatcaatgagatGGCTGTTTCAGCCATGGACGAGCTAGTAAGAAAGTGCCTTGCAGGAGAACCTCTATGGCAGCACCGACAAGATTGTGACCTTGAGATTCTAAATGAAGGAGAATATATAAGAGAATTCCGTCCATTTGATGCAAGTCTAGGAGAGCTAATGAGAATAATTGAGATGGAAGATCCTCAAAATCTTGCAAACTTATATGAGAGCAATGCAAGCACTAATGGAACTCAACACAAACCTATGTTTCAGCGAGATGCTGAAAAAAATTTCCTTCAAACTGAAGCTTCACGACATATAGGGTTTGTTCGTATGGATGCTACCAGCCTTGTCGAGTGCCTCATGGATGTG AAGCAGTGGTCATCAGTTTTTTCTAATATCGTCTCAAGAACAACTGTACTTGGAGTCTTGTCAAGAGGGGTAGCTGGGAACTACAACGAAACGTTACAAGTG ATGAAGGCAGAGTTTCATATGCCTACACCACTTGTTAATATTCGAGAGAGTCAGTTTGCAAGGTATTGTAAGCAGATAGGGCCTGGAACTTGGGGAGTTGTTGATGTATCCTTGGACAGTCTATTCCCTTATCCACTAGTAATTTTTCGGAGAAGACCATCAGGGTGTTTAATCGTAGAAATGCCGGACGGATACTCTAAG GTTATTTGGGTTGAGCATGTGGAAGTGGACAATAAATTTGTCCATAGAATGTTTTGGCCAATTGTTCTCCCTGGTTTTGCATTTAGCGCTATGCGTTGGGTTGCCAGCATAGTCCGACATTGTGAGCCAGTTGGGAATATAATCTCTACTTCCCTTGACA CAACAATACCCCGAAATGGGAAAACAAGTGTGTTGAGGCTGGCTCGTAGAATGATGAGAAGCTTTTATCATGACAACAGTGCTTCTACTGACAATTTTTGGGTCCGAATACATCTATGTGATGGTGAAGATTTTAGGTTAATGACTAAGACTATTTATGCCCTCAATGGAAGCCCTAGTTCGACTTTAGTTTTCACAACATCTCTTTGGGTTCCAGCTCCACCAAAGAGAGTCTTTGATTTTCTTCGCCATGGGGATTCTAGAAACAAG TGGGATTTGCTTGCCCGTGGATACGCAGTTCAAGAGATTATGCATATCATCAAGGGAGAAAGTCCGGAAAATCGTGTGTCTATCATGCAAGTGAAT TCTGCTCCGAACCAGATAGAAATCTTGTACTTGCAAGAAAGTTACAGCCATCCAACTGGATCGTACGTTGTTTATGCCCCAATAGACATTCTTACTATGGGCATGATGCTGGGTGGTGGAAATTCAGATCTTGTTAATATTTTGCCATCAGGTTTTGTGATACATCCTGATGGGCCACTAAGGAATGGAGAGGAAACTAGAGGAAGTCTTCTCACCCTTGCCTTTCACATTATGGATGGTTCATCCACGGAGGACTATCTTCCTGCTGCTGATTCTGTTAATACCATTCAGAAAATCCTCACAGAAACTGCAACTTTGATCAAGACAGCTCTTTTATCTGACAATCTATAA